The genomic region TTGAACCGTTTCACTTCGATCTCCTCTGCTGTTAGCTAGATTTCACAATCCGCAAACATTATACACGACCAAAGAGAATGATGAATGAGGAATGAGGAACGATGAATTGCGGGCTGGAGCCGGATTAATTTAGATAGTCCGGCCTCCCTTCCCTCCCGAGCTCATCGTTCATCGTTCCTCATTCCTCATTTCCCTCATCTCGCGCAAGTCAGAGCGCGACCGCCGTCGATGCTGATGGTTTCGCCGGTGATCCATGCGGCTTTGTCCGAAGCCAGGAAAGCGATCAGCTCGGCAACCTCCTCGGCATCGCCGACACGGCCCAGCGGGTGTGTCGTCTTGCTGTGTTCTAGGAAAACGGCGTACGCGTCATCTTCCATGCCGCCTGAGCGGTGCAGCCCCGTGACGACGACGCCGGGGTTGACGGCGTTGACGCGAATGCCTTTCGCGGCCAGCTCAAGCGCCGCGCAGCGCGTCAGCTGATCGACGCCGGCTTTGCTGACGCAGTAGGCGAGCACGCCCGGAAACGACCGCAGCCCGGTGACGCTCGACACGTTGACGATATTGCCGCGCGTCGCTTCCAGATGCGGCACCGCCAGTTGCATCAGTTGAAAGATCGAGCGCAGGTTGATGTTCAGCATCTCGTCCCAGAGCCGGAGCGGTGTCGTTTCGATGCGCCCGGATTTCAGAATGCCGGCGGCATTGACCAGCACGTCGAGCCCGCCCAGGCTGGCGACCGCCTGCGCGAAGGCCGCCGCGCTCTCGGCTTCGTCGGCAAGGTCGGCGGTAATCATCAAGGCCGCGCCGGACTGCATCGCCGCTTCGGTTGCCGCTTCGCGCAAGGCGTCGGCTCGTCGCCCGATGAGCGCGACACGGGCATGGTTGTTCAAGAATCGCTGTGCCGTCGCGCGTCCGATGCCGCTCGACGCGCCGGTGACGATCACGCGTTGCTGTTGCGCGCTTTCTATCATAAACCAGAGTCTGCTTGTGGATTGACGCGAGCGCAAGCCCGCACGGTGTGACCGGGCGCTCAGGCGCGGATGAACTGGCGGATGTGGTTGGTCTGCTCCGGCGAGAGGGCGTTGAACTGGACGCCCATGCCGCTGCCCCGATGGCTGTGCATGACGGTCGCTTCGGTTTCGATCACCTGGCTGTCGGGCAGCGCAAAGATCAGCTTGAAGATCGTGCCGGCCGACAGCGGCGTCCGCGTCTCGATGTAAGCGCCGCTGACGCTGAGATCGGAAATGCGCGTTTCGCCGAGCACGCCTTCGCCCTCGTACCAGACGTCTAGCACCAAGCCGCTACGCCATGCTCTTCTGCGCTCCTGTCCCATGACACTTACCTCATTCACGGCGAATATAAGCGGCGTGCCGTCCATAGTCAACGGTTTGTTTCGCCGGCCCCGGGCGTCATTTAACCAAGTTGTAACCTTGATGTTACAATTCCGTCACGATGCCTGGATATACTCATGCTTCCGTTCCAATCACAATGATATGCCTTAGACGGGTCTCCCCAATGATGACGACAGGCGAATCCAACACCGCTCCCCAGGAGGATGCATCATGAAGATCAAGTTGACCGTCCATAGCCTTGCGCTTCTGCTCGCCCTGCTCGCCGCGCTGAGTGTGCGCGCCGCCAGCGCCGCGCCGGCCAGCGACGACAAGAGCGCCGTCCCCGCGAGTGACACGACCAGCGCCGCTAAAAATGACGCCTCTAGCACCGCTAAAACGCCTTCGGTCGAAGACCGTGTGCGCGCCCTCGAACAGCTCATCGAGCAGCAGCAGCGCGAAATCCAGCAGCTGCGCGCCCTCGTCGAAAAACATGACGTCGAGAGCCCGACCGCGCGGCCCGCATCAATGACCGCCGCGCCGGCAGCCGCTCTGGCAACGCAAGCGCCGGCAGCCGGTAAAAACGAAACCGCCGACCAGACGCAGAAGCACGTGGATGAGCTTTACAAGCGGTTCGGCGCGCTGCGCATGAGCGGCGACCTCCGTTTTCGTTATGAAGCGTTCCGCAACCAGGGCTTCGACGCGCTGCTGACGCCGCCAGATCGCAACCGCCTGCGGGTGCGCGCCCGACTGGCGCTCGACGGCACAATCAATAAGAATTTCGATTGGGGCCTGAAGCTCGCCACAGGCATCTTCACCGACCCGATCAGCAGCAACCAGACGCTCACGGATTTCTACGAGCGCAAGCCCTTCGCGCTGGAACGCGCCTTCATTCGCTATGACTCAAGAGGCGATCAGGTCGGCGTGCAGCTTGTCGCCGGCAAGTTCGAGCCGACTTTCCGCCGCACGCAGATGGTCTGGGACGACGATGTCAACGTCGAAGGCGCGTCCGAAGCGCTCTACTTCAAGAGCCACTCGCCGCTCAGACAGGTGAAGCTGGTCGCCTTCGAGTTGCCGTTCAATGAAGTGGCTGCCGGCAAAGACGGCGTGCTGTATGGCGGACAGGTGCAGACTGACTGGCAGTTTTCATCCAAAGTGTCGGCCAACGCGAATGTCGCTTATTACGACTGGAACCATGCGGATCAGGTGGTCACGGGGCTCGGCGCGCTGGCCACGCAGGTGAATGGCGGCATCACCAATGGCGCTGGCTTCACCGGCAATCAAAACGGCGCGCTCGGCACGACCAACCGCCTCGTTCGCAACGCCGCGGGGCAGCCCGTCGGCTTTCTCGCCGGCTTCAACCTCGTAGACGTTCTCGGCAACCTCACATGGCAGGCGACCGGGCGATTCCCCGTCAGCTTCGTCTTCGACTACGTTCACAACGCCACGGGCCGCGTGAGCGACGAGAAGGACGGCTTCTGGCTCGGCGGCCAGGTCGGTCAGTTGAAAGAGAAAGGCGACTGGTTGTTCAGTTACGCCTTCACGCGCATTGAGCAGGACGCCGTGCTGGTGCCGTTCAACTTCAGCGACATCCTCGCCTCGAACAGCCGCGTCCACATGCCGACGGCCGCCTATCAGATCGCGGGCGGCGTGACGCTGCAATGGACGGGGCTCTTCTCACAGCGCGCCAACAAGGTTGTTGTGACTTCACCATTTGATCGCTACCTCAACCGCATGCAGTTCGACGTGGTCTACAAGTTCTGAAGCACAGATTCCCGGAACCGTTCGCGCGCGGGCGGTGTCAAATCCTGAAGCGGTCATTAAACGGGGGCGGCGCGGCTGCAAAAAGCTTGCGGCACGCCGTTCCCGTTAATGGTTTCAGCCACCGCGCAAAACTGTTTCCGAGGAATCGAATGAAACTTATCGCCCTGTGTACTGCCCTGCTCCTGATGGCCGAGCCGCTTGCGGCGCAGACCCGCGCGGCGCGGCGTGTGCCGAACCCGCCGCCCGCTCAATTCGCTTCAACGCCCGCGCCGCCGGCACGGACGCTGCCGATTCACCGCGTCATCCTCTACAGCAACGGCGTCGCCTACGTCGAGCGGCGCGGCCCCGTGGCCGGTCACGCCGAGATCAACCTGCCATTCAAGCAGTCACAGGTTGATGATGTGCTGAAGTCGCTGCTCGTGCTCGACCTGGGCAAAGGCCGCATCGGCGCGGTCAGCTACAATTCGTCCGCGCCGCCATCGTCGCGCCTGCAAGAGATTCCCTTCTCGCTCGACGCCAACAGCGACGCCGACGGCGAGGGCAATAAAGACGGCGGTCTGGTCGCTGTGCTCAAGCAACTGCAAGGCGCGCGCGTCGAGGTGACGACGGCGACGCGCGCGGCGCGCGGCGCGATCCTCACCGTCGAAGAACGCAAGACGCAGATAGACGCGAACAAGCCGCCCGCCATCATTCGCACGCTGGTCGTTGCGTCGGAGAGCGGCGAGATAGCGAGCTTTGACCTCAACGACGTGCGCGCCATCCGGCTGCTCGACGAAGGCGCGCGGCATGACATTAACGAGTTCGCCAACGCGACGGCCTCCGCGAGACGGCGCGACGCCAAGACGATCTCGGTGACCAGCGACGGCGACGGCGCGCGCGAGATGGTCGTCAGCTACACCGTCGCCGCGCCGATCTGGAAGACCACTTATCGCGTCGTCCTGAACAACGAAGGCAAGCCGTTCTTTCAAGGCTGGGCGATTGTGGATAACGTCGGCGAAGAGGATTGGACGAGCGTGCAGTTATCACTGGTCAGCGGCTCGCCCGTGTCGTTCATTCAGCCGCTCCAGCAGCCGCTCTACCGCCACCGCCCCGTGATGGAGATTCCCGACGACCTTTCACTTGAGCCGCAGGTGTACGAGCCGGCCGAAGGCCATGGCTACAACATGGGCGGCGGCTCGCTAAGGGCGGGCAGAGCCGGCGGCGTCGCGGGAGGTGTTCCTGGCGGCGTGGCCGGCGGCATCGGGAGCGGCGTCGGCTCAGGCAGTGGGCCGGTCCCGCCGGCCGACGCGCCGAAGACCAGCTTGAGTGACGCCATCTCTGAAGAAGAGTCGGGCGTCACGGCCGCCGCCAAAGGCAACGAAGTCGGCGACCTCTTCGAGTACCGTATCGAGCAGGCCGTCACCGTCCTGCGTGACCGCTCGGCGCTCATCCCCATACTGCAAACTCAGATGGAAGGCGAGCGCGTCTCGATCTACAACGAAGCCGCGCGCAAGGATCGGCCGATGGGCGGGCTGCGGTTGAAGAATACTTCGCCGCTGACGTTGGAAGGCGGCGCGCTGACCGTTCTCGACGGCGACGCCTACGCCGGCGAGGCGTTGATGGAACGGCTCAAGCCCGGCGAGGAACGCTTCATCTCGTTCGCGCTCGACCTCGGCACGCTCGTCACCACGCGCGACAAGAGCGACCGCCAGCCGGCCTTCATGGTTCGCGTCGTCAACGGCGTGTTGCAGGCGCACTATTACCGCAGCGAAAGGAAAGTCTACACGCTGACGAATCAGACAGACCGGCCGCGCACGGTCTTCGTCGAGCATCCTTATCGCGACAAGTGGAAGCTGTCGGACGACACGGCGAAGCCCTACGAGACGACCGCCTCGTTCTACCGCTTCCGCGTCG from Blastocatellia bacterium harbors:
- a CDS encoding SDR family oxidoreductase, whose protein sequence is MIESAQQQRVIVTGASSGIGRATAQRFLNNHARVALIGRRADALREAATEAAMQSGAALMITADLADEAESAAAFAQAVASLGGLDVLVNAAGILKSGRIETTPLRLWDEMLNINLRSIFQLMQLAVPHLEATRGNIVNVSSVTGLRSFPGVLAYCVSKAGVDQLTRCAALELAAKGIRVNAVNPGVVVTGLHRSGGMEDDAYAVFLEHSKTTHPLGRVGDAEEVAELIAFLASDKAAWITGETISIDGGRALTCAR
- a CDS encoding PilZ domain-containing protein — protein: MGQERRRAWRSGLVLDVWYEGEGVLGETRISDLSVSGAYIETRTPLSAGTIFKLIFALPDSQVIETEATVMHSHRGSGMGVQFNALSPEQTNHIRQFIRA
- a CDS encoding putative porin, coding for MKIKLTVHSLALLLALLAALSVRAASAAPASDDKSAVPASDTTSAAKNDASSTAKTPSVEDRVRALEQLIEQQQREIQQLRALVEKHDVESPTARPASMTAAPAAALATQAPAAGKNETADQTQKHVDELYKRFGALRMSGDLRFRYEAFRNQGFDALLTPPDRNRLRVRARLALDGTINKNFDWGLKLATGIFTDPISSNQTLTDFYERKPFALERAFIRYDSRGDQVGVQLVAGKFEPTFRRTQMVWDDDVNVEGASEALYFKSHSPLRQVKLVAFELPFNEVAAGKDGVLYGGQVQTDWQFSSKVSANANVAYYDWNHADQVVTGLGALATQVNGGITNGAGFTGNQNGALGTTNRLVRNAAGQPVGFLAGFNLVDVLGNLTWQATGRFPVSFVFDYVHNATGRVSDEKDGFWLGGQVGQLKEKGDWLFSYAFTRIEQDAVLVPFNFSDILASNSRVHMPTAAYQIAGGVTLQWTGLFSQRANKVVVTSPFDRYLNRMQFDVVYKF